In a genomic window of Nostoc sp. UHCC 0870:
- a CDS encoding TPM domain-containing protein: MQSCFWRKILVSISVFFLAGSLWVMHSPPALAYDNPELLPSYFTPVIDLAKTLPDPQEERLVEEIEQFETDTGWKLRVLTQYDRTPGRAVINYWGLDDKSILLVADSRGGNILSFSVGDAVYELLPRTFWIELQTRFGNLYFVRDEGEDQAILQALNSVKGCLIKGGCTVVPGLPREQWILTLITSVIGGIICGFAGQPRTKGQVFAWQWALIFSPLWGILFLAFGIGPVVTRTSDWLPLVRNISGFLIGVLVAYLSPVFSRPSSSAES; this comes from the coding sequence ATGCAGTCCTGTTTTTGGCGAAAAATCTTAGTATCTATTTCAGTATTTTTCTTGGCTGGGTCACTGTGGGTTATGCACTCCCCCCCAGCATTGGCTTATGACAATCCCGAATTGTTACCTAGTTATTTCACCCCAGTTATAGACTTAGCTAAAACTCTTCCTGACCCCCAGGAAGAAAGGCTAGTCGAGGAAATTGAGCAATTTGAGACTGATACTGGTTGGAAATTGCGGGTATTGACTCAGTATGACCGCACTCCTGGTAGAGCAGTTATCAATTATTGGGGTTTGGATGATAAAAGCATTCTTTTGGTTGCTGACTCCCGTGGTGGGAATATCCTCAGCTTTAGTGTGGGTGATGCAGTTTACGAACTTCTCCCCCGCACTTTCTGGATAGAACTGCAAACCCGCTTTGGTAATTTGTATTTTGTGCGGGATGAAGGGGAAGACCAAGCAATTTTACAAGCTTTAAATTCCGTAAAAGGCTGTTTAATTAAGGGAGGTTGCACCGTTGTTCCTGGACTACCCAGGGAACAGTGGATTTTAACTTTAATTACCTCAGTTATTGGTGGAATTATTTGTGGATTTGCAGGACAACCCCGCACTAAAGGACAGGTGTTTGCTTGGCAATGGGCGTTAATTTTCTCGCCATTGTGGGGTATTTTGTTCCTTGCTTTCGGTATTGGCCCTGTGGTAACTCGTACTAGTGATTGGTTGCCTTTAGTTCGGAATATCTCCGGTTTTCTAATTGGTGTATTGGTTGCTTACTTGTCACCTGTTTTCAGTCGTCCATCTTCTAGTGCGGAGTCTTGA
- a CDS encoding precorrin-8X methylmutase translates to MEWHVTDAQSLAIIDGEIGDHVFSPAEYEIVRRVIYATADFEYKSLIRFSERALQAGAAALAARTAIVVDVPMVQTGIAYEIQNTFANPVYSSTDTSTRPQTEKTRAAWGIETLAKRYPEGIFIVGQAQTALTTLVDLIEAEEINPALLIATPVGFVDVDDAKRRLQDSLVPNITIDSSKGNAVVAAAIADGLIDLAWQAYGQNR, encoded by the coding sequence ATGGAATGGCACGTAACCGATGCTCAAAGTCTAGCAATCATTGATGGTGAAATTGGTGATCATGTTTTCTCGCCGGCAGAATATGAAATTGTCCGGCGGGTAATCTATGCTACTGCTGACTTTGAGTATAAATCTTTAATTCGATTTTCTGAGCGGGCTTTGCAAGCTGGGGCGGCGGCATTAGCGGCACGTACTGCTATTGTGGTTGATGTGCCAATGGTGCAAACAGGTATTGCTTACGAAATTCAAAATACCTTTGCTAACCCGGTGTATTCTAGTACGGACACCTCAACCCGTCCCCAAACAGAAAAAACTCGTGCAGCTTGGGGTATTGAAACTCTAGCCAAACGTTATCCAGAGGGCATATTTATTGTTGGTCAAGCCCAAACAGCATTAACAACACTGGTAGATTTAATTGAAGCCGAAGAAATCAACCCGGCTTTACTAATTGCAACTCCTGTGGGATTTGTGGATGTGGATGATGCTAAAAGACGCTTGCAAGATTCTCTAGTGCCGAATATCACCATTGATAGCAGTAAAGGTAATGCAGTTGTTGCAGCTGCGATCGCTGACGGTTTGATAGACTTAGCATGGCAAGCCTACGGTCAGAACAGATAA
- a CDS encoding pentapeptide repeat-containing protein yields the protein MANIEHLALLQAGAVRWIEWRTTNPQIEPDLSTANLQKHNLRGANLQGVNFSRVDLSHALLVRANLSYANLSSANLHQAKLSEANLSAAHLSVANLSQAILTQANLSQTTLIGSNLSEADLRGATIVNANLIGTDFTGANLRNADLDAAQLNRAHLCFANLIEANLIGTNLSEANLYAADLVGAYLYKANLEKARLHKAHLSGAYLFKANLVEADLTGADLGWTNLKGANLAGANLRDTNLRGANLTDANLTGVNFQNAVMPDGTKNDSD from the coding sequence ATGGCAAATATAGAGCATCTAGCTTTGTTGCAAGCTGGTGCAGTTCGATGGATTGAGTGGAGAACAACAAATCCCCAAATTGAACCAGACCTCAGTACCGCCAACCTGCAAAAACATAACCTCCGAGGGGCAAACCTCCAGGGGGTAAACTTTAGCAGAGTTGATTTAAGTCATGCTTTACTCGTGCGTGCCAACCTCAGCTATGCTAACCTCAGTAGTGCTAATCTCCATCAAGCCAAACTCAGCGAAGCTAATCTGAGTGCGGCTCATTTGAGTGTGGCGAATTTGAGCCAGGCTATACTTACCCAAGCCAATTTGAGCCAGACTACCCTCATTGGCTCTAACTTGAGTGAGGCGGATCTAAGGGGGGCTACTATTGTTAATGCTAACCTGATTGGGACTGACTTCACAGGTGCTAACTTAAGAAATGCTGATTTAGATGCAGCACAGCTAAACCGCGCTCATCTTTGTTTTGCTAATCTCATTGAAGCTAACTTAATAGGGACTAATCTGAGTGAAGCTAACTTGTATGCAGCAGACTTAGTAGGTGCTTATCTCTACAAAGCTAATCTAGAAAAAGCCCGTCTTCACAAGGCTCATCTAAGTGGTGCATACTTATTTAAAGCTAACTTAGTTGAAGCTGATTTAACGGGTGCTGATTTGGGATGGACAAATCTTAAAGGGGCTAACTTGGCAGGTGCGAATCTGAGAGATACTAACCTCAGAGGAGCAAATTTGACTGATGCTAACCTAACTGGCGTGAATTTTCAAAATGCCGTTATGCCCGATGGGACAAAAAATGATAGTGATTAA